One stretch of Puniceicoccus vermicola DNA includes these proteins:
- a CDS encoding MFS transporter, translating to MKSQKPHQETDPKDRVSVPQKIAFGSGLISYSIMNNGFNQMLNVIFNVNFGVSPVLLGWITALSRVYDAVSDPVMGSITDNTRSRWGRRRPYLALGGFLGGIFFASLWWAPQQQSDTFYFGWILVGALLLTTAFTIYSVPYIALSFEMSPDYHERTRVMAYKVGMGKLGGILVGSLFWWTQRPIFDDTIEGMRYVGIGAGILIFIISLVPTLFVRENPEVATVARKQKKTPLLKSMKSTLSQPAFLIIIGLTLCLICSLNLVNFLGFYVSLYYIFDGVQREAANVSLAAGFIGPVVGLLSIPVVTVTSSLIGKRRALACFLALAFIGSILKWYLYTPAGPYLQLIPNALMGAGLGATWLLLNAMIPDVCDLDELKTGGNVQKVSQN from the coding sequence ATGAAATCTCAAAAGCCCCATCAAGAAACGGATCCTAAAGACCGAGTTTCAGTTCCGCAGAAGATCGCGTTTGGAAGTGGGCTGATTTCCTACTCAATAATGAATAACGGCTTCAACCAGATGTTGAACGTCATATTCAACGTTAATTTTGGAGTTAGCCCAGTTCTACTAGGCTGGATCACGGCTTTGTCGCGAGTGTACGACGCCGTGTCTGATCCGGTGATGGGCTCAATTACTGACAATACTAGAAGTCGGTGGGGTAGGCGGCGGCCCTATCTCGCGTTGGGAGGTTTTCTTGGTGGGATATTTTTTGCGTCACTTTGGTGGGCTCCTCAGCAACAATCAGACACGTTTTATTTTGGTTGGATTTTAGTCGGAGCCTTACTTCTGACCACCGCATTCACGATATACTCGGTCCCCTACATTGCCCTCAGCTTCGAAATGAGTCCAGACTACCATGAGCGGACCCGAGTGATGGCCTACAAAGTGGGGATGGGGAAACTTGGTGGCATTTTGGTGGGGAGTTTATTTTGGTGGACTCAGAGGCCGATTTTCGACGACACGATTGAGGGCATGCGCTATGTGGGCATTGGAGCCGGGATTTTGATTTTCATCATATCTCTGGTGCCAACCTTGTTTGTTCGGGAAAATCCCGAAGTTGCAACGGTAGCTCGAAAGCAGAAAAAGACCCCATTGCTCAAGAGTATGAAGTCGACTCTTTCCCAGCCAGCATTCCTCATTATCATAGGGCTCACGCTATGCCTGATTTGTAGTTTAAATCTAGTTAATTTCCTGGGCTTTTATGTGAGCCTTTATTACATCTTTGATGGTGTTCAACGAGAAGCTGCAAATGTAAGTTTAGCAGCAGGATTCATCGGTCCGGTGGTTGGGCTTCTTTCGATCCCGGTTGTAACCGTTACCTCCAGTTTAATTGGTAAACGTCGAGCGCTCGCCTGCTTTCTGGCGTTGGCTTTCATCGGCAGCATTCTTAAATGGTATCTGTATACGCCAGCCGGACCTTACTTACAACTGATTCCAAATGCCCTGATGGGAGCTGGTCTTGGCGCTACGTGGTTACTTTTAAACGCTATGATTCCTGATGTTTGCGATTTGGATGAGTTGAAAACAGGCGGTAACGTCCAAAAAGTTTCGCAAAATTGA